Proteins encoded together in one Chloroflexota bacterium window:
- a CDS encoding GerMN domain-containing protein codes for MATRVVSQPTATPVPPTATPTKAISGPTMTVKVYVVALGDAGKAGPKIGCDDSIVAVDRTVAQSSGLLTAAEKELVSIKDKNIGQSGLYNALWQSNLSVDSVVLAGSAVTVRLIGTTKLDGTCDAPRVIAQIKYTAMQNPAVKTVTTLLNGVPIEQALSQK; via the coding sequence CCGACAGCCACACCGGTCCCGCCCACGGCGACCCCGACGAAGGCCATATCCGGCCCGACGATGACCGTCAAAGTCTACGTGGTCGCGCTTGGCGATGCGGGCAAGGCAGGCCCCAAGATCGGCTGTGATGACAGCATCGTTGCCGTCGATCGCACAGTTGCCCAGTCCAGCGGCCTGTTGACGGCCGCGGAGAAAGAGCTTGTGTCGATCAAGGACAAGAATATTGGCCAGTCTGGACTGTACAATGCGCTCTGGCAGTCGAATCTATCCGTGGACAGCGTTGTGCTGGCTGGTTCGGCGGTCACTGTCCGGCTGATCGGCACGACGAAGCTTGACGGCACTTGCGATGCGCCGCGCGTCATCGCTCAGATCAAGTACACCGCGATGCAGAATCCCGCCGTGAAGACGGTTACCACGCTGTTGAACGGCGTGCCGATTGAGCA